A genomic region of Chryseobacterium sp. KACC 21268 contains the following coding sequences:
- a CDS encoding nucleoside-diphosphate kinase, whose amino-acid sequence MSGKITFTMIKPDAVADGHIGAILGKISEAGFKIKALKLTQLTVADAKKFYEVHSERPFYGELVDFMSSGPIVAAVLEKDNAVEDFRTTIGATNPAEAAEGTIRKLFARSIGENAVHGSDSDENALIEAQFHFSGREIF is encoded by the coding sequence ATGTCAGGAAAAATCACATTTACCATGATCAAGCCAGATGCTGTTGCAGACGGACACATTGGTGCGATCCTTGGAAAAATCAGTGAAGCTGGTTTTAAAATCAAAGCTTTGAAATTGACGCAACTTACTGTTGCTGATGCTAAGAAATTCTACGAAGTACATTCTGAAAGACCTTTCTACGGAGAATTGGTTGACTTTATGTCTTCTGGTCCAATCGTGGCGGCGGTTTTGGAAAAAGATAATGCGGTAGAGGATTTCAGAACTACAATTGGAGCTACAAATCCTGCTGAAGCGGCTGAAGGAACTATCAGAAAGCTTTTCGCAAGAAGCATCGGAGAAAATGCAGTTCACGGTTCTGACTCAGACGAGAATGCTTTGATCGAAGCGCAATTCCATTTTTCTGGAAGAGAGATTTTCTAA
- the rpe gene encoding ribulose-phosphate 3-epimerase, whose translation MKTKLIAPSLLSADFGNLQRDIEMLNNSQADWFHVDVMDGRFVPNISFGFPVMKTVQQHAKKFVDVHLMIVEPEKYVEEFIELGADLVSVHYEACVHLHRTINLIQSKGAKAGVVLNPATPVLMLEDIIADVDLVLLMSVNPGFGGQKFIENTYKKISETKDLILSNNSTALIEVDGGVNLDNASKLFDAGADVLVAGNAVFSSADPERTIELLKL comes from the coding sequence ATGAAAACAAAACTAATTGCACCTTCCCTTCTTTCCGCAGATTTTGGAAATCTACAGAGAGACATCGAGATGCTCAACAATTCCCAAGCAGACTGGTTTCACGTGGATGTGATGGACGGCCGATTTGTTCCAAACATTTCTTTCGGATTTCCCGTGATGAAAACTGTTCAACAGCACGCAAAGAAATTCGTGGATGTTCATTTGATGATCGTGGAACCTGAAAAATATGTTGAAGAATTTATAGAACTTGGAGCCGATTTGGTTTCTGTGCATTACGAAGCTTGCGTTCACCTTCACAGAACTATTAATTTAATCCAAAGCAAAGGCGCAAAAGCCGGTGTTGTACTGAATCCTGCGACTCCCGTTTTGATGTTGGAAGATATCATTGCAGACGTCGATCTGGTTTTGCTGATGAGTGTCAATCCAGGATTTGGCGGTCAGAAATTCATTGAGAACACTTACAAAAAAATCAGCGAAACCAAAGATTTGATTTTGAGCAACAACTCCACAGCATTGATTGAAGTAGATGGCGGCGTAAATCTGGATAATGCTTCAAAATTATTTGATGCTGGCGCAGACGTTCTGGTAGCCGGAAATGCAGTTTTCTCTTCCGCAGATCCAGAGAGAACTATCGAATTGTTGAAGTTGTAA